A genomic window from Diorhabda sublineata isolate icDioSubl1.1 chromosome 8, icDioSubl1.1, whole genome shotgun sequence includes:
- the LOC130447735 gene encoding 5-methylcytosine rRNA methyltransferase NSUN4, with protein sequence MYSYSILKYLTRETKILVRYKHPPNHWSVVRKKVHPVDKALNHFDDFYEQVFGKNWLAIRRALLCKNKYVAVLNYYGDIEDTKYNLELKGALNMRVLFDLEKSYIREKTENIDIVEEVLETVQEFDNQPKDAIVETRKLQAKDLSLKSSLEKAEYDTRRLVNVQDALSTEILYEFIPTTKIKGKEDFLLESTHYKLYDQNTQFGVNVEKEYDFHFPDHLNIYCFEEGNKSEFPSPKKSITGVYNYYLMDGGSVLPVLALDIKPGNRILDMCAAPGGKSLLALQTLYPSSIVSNDISYSRANRIDNVYKQFLFDFDKKWLQTGKIRLTNYDGRIIEEDTFDRILVDVPCTTDRHSLHENDNNIFKPSRIKERLQLPELQRQLLFQAFKLVKIGGVVVYSTCSLSPIQNDGVVHMALKQAWEETNMEFIVKDLSQALLQTKRVYEYADANILRYGHLIVPSMKQNYGPTYFCKLQKIK encoded by the exons ATGTATTCTtatagtattttgaaatatttaacacGAGAAACTAAAATACTCGTTAGATATAAACATCCGCCAAATCATTGG TCTGTCGTTCGAAAGAAAGTACATCCTGTCGATAAAGCCCTAAACCATTTCGACGATTTTTATGAACAAGTATTTGGTAAAAATTGGTTAGCGATTCGTAGAGCgttattatgtaaaaataaatatgtagcCGTACTCAACTATTACGGAGATATTGAAGATACTAAATACAATTTGGAACTCAAAGGGGCTTTAAATATGCGCGTCTTATTcgatttagaaaaaagttacattcgagaaaaaacagaaaatatcgATATCGTAGAAGAAGTATTGGAAACCGTTCAAGAATTCGATAATCAGCCTAAAGATGCAATAGTTGAAACTCGAAAGTTACAAGCCAAAGATCTTTCGCTAAAAAGTAGTCTCGAAAAGGCGGAATACGATACTAGACGATTAGTAAACGTTCAAGATGCTCTTTCCAcagaaattttatacgaatttaTCCCGACGACTAAAATTAAAGGCAAAGAGGACTTTCTATTAGAATCTACTCATTATAAATTGTACGATCAAAATACACAATTCGGCGTAAATGTTGAAAAAGAATACGACTTTCATTTTCCTgatcatttaaatatttattgcttcGAAGAAGGGAATAAAAGTGAATTTCCATCACCAAAAAAATCTATAACAG GCgtttataactattatttaatgGACGGCGGTTCAGTTCTACCGGTTTTAGCATTAGATATCAAACCTGGTAATAGAATTTTGGACATGTGCGCAGCTCCTGGTGGTAAAAGTCTCCTAGCACTACAAACTTTGTATCCCTCCAGTATTGTATCAAACGATATATCTTATTCTAGGGCTAATAGGATCGATAACGTTTATAAACAATTCTTGTTTGATTTCGACAAAAAATGGCTTCAAACAGGTAAAATTAGATTAACCAATTATGATGGGAGAATTATAGAAGAAGATACTTTTGATAGGATATTG GTCGATGTTCCTTGTACTACAGATAGACATTCCCTACATGAAAACGATAACAACATTTTCAAACCTTCGAGGATCAAGGAAAGACTCCAATTACCGGAACTTCAAAGACAACTCCTTTTTCAAGCTTTCAAATTGGTGAAAATAGGAGGCGTAGTTGTGTATTCGACTTGTTCTTTGAGCCCTATCCAAAACGACGGGGTCGTACACATGGCTCTGAAGCAAGCTTGGGAAGAAACCAACATGGAATTTATCGTCAA ggATCTATCTCAAGCTTTATTACAAACGAAAAGGGTGTATGAATATGCAGATGCGAATATATTGAGATATGGTCATTTAATCGTACCgtctatgaaacaaaattacGGCCCtacttatttttgtaaattacagaaaataaaataa